In Myripristis murdjan chromosome 2, fMyrMur1.1, whole genome shotgun sequence, a genomic segment contains:
- the LOC115370422 gene encoding uncharacterized protein LOC115370422 isoform X1, giving the protein MPRAKSHRRAQAQKRRMAQPQPWTPQPPVPEFVARRGTGYRHRVRRWPTSELTQRSFKLVTPAQQPDQKMVFVVGASHLRPMVDGIVAMPEGPLCFSFLSVPGAHAAELRTEVSHAALPWTPDVVCVMAPSNNLTASRNIGEASLDFGALLATVCSRWAKVFVLDFPPRLNIEPGLQELFRQEFRRVAARMGLPYVSVAEHLPLDRLELWSRDSVHLSDSDGTPILVQALWDAAVHQLAPPPPPPPSVPPRTSPRARVSPVLVVTGHRPAPRHRDPLEWTVVGQEGKARASPVQESVLPSNPVWFSGDMLEAMETVSPSSDDDTAVPPAGQTSRVRRWPRGVATRRRGGKRQVPATPSPCVTVSASGPRPAVQQVEATAQESPSVVPVVVVGWEEVAAACPAVPEVPATPSPARVTVSASGPRPAVQQMEATAQESASAVPGVVVCREVVAAACPAVPKAQQKIVKAKAVFVPSVCVHDVQFESNANAVATEASRDSSRIRLAKVVHGSFHQGDSRFVYGGVQCMAIALVSLAKHTVSSAFSWDRLDLDRALILGDELYTSLRELKTFSHVSNLLSVPDLPQHLELDGQVFRFSFGDTVLGEVGVTEGEYIDFGVFVSLRNGLERIFSQYSTCLLTLCGNTTAIMREDGRFAVVDSHSRSNTGLLHHDGTSVVLHFACLDDLHHYICRLADSLSSREKLFELCGVTVSTGASPARSGVSVESLITGMSAAPAPESSVVTEAGRKSEDSAGSFAPECGLGVAASPALSGISVLTFSSEVSSSSAAEPTVTGGRKRVISSNICMSKKFKSFDVNEINLDVEFVSAVRKKELVFRPLGVDVCRALCTKLNVDCVKVVSPVSTEVALLGVPCSKDRIVADGNCFFRAISQAVSGSQKHHRRIRLAVCKELVRNADRYQSLLRSEYSSVLEYIQQSRMRCVGSWATEVEIQATADWLAVSVFTFHDGRWLRYSCSSQSLSTECIYIENIRGRHFENVFCVCKPGLQSCYRYCKVSEVTGYNVRSRRMDVVVVDSDNTAVGCSSVVGVEDSDKVVEAASEVVSGRKSLSMYLRRKQREQEKLNMSLREKRLLRIRKIYKENVLFREKAKLLSVEKYCKNLPHRERVKEMSISKYRDSIEHREIVKGKSVGKYRDSIEHREKVIERSKSKYHGSVEHKQKVISGVRLSRKQKVEKAADFAFVMDRFLAKVRDGPDFVCCVCHRLFFRFQVLICAREVYRRSSVTAAIADRCIGEHYLHRCNKECVVPCSLVSSRGQLWICFTCHGKLSRGEMPAECWVNNLELDPIPSELGCLNSLEQHLIALHIPFMKMLALPKGGQNGVHGPVTCVPANIVQTTNVLPRSSMEGSLLQVKLKRKLTYKGYYEYQFVDTLRVRQALEYLKRTNFHYRDIEFNEHWVNEFVREEDRDKEEAESGSEDEAEGRSRQVTVQSEMCDLAESADIGQDELLHDRQQHCMFQDTCLMPVDIGQEALDQYFKDILNIAPAEGNSPVRMLSDHTNEAKCFPVLFPVGDKTFHDGRSHHLTLSRYLNNRIMHADGRFARNVEYIFFAQYMSELDRVVSSVSVALRKGKGGQRPQRITEDMLTDADALKQLLACDDGFRFLKPIRGTPAFWQSVQKDVMACVRQLGIPTWFCSFSSADMRWQNLLTSILKQEGRSQTVEDLEWADRCELLRRNPVTAARMFDYRWHCFLKEVLMSPCQPIGKIIDYFYRVEYQQRGSPHVHCLFWIEGAPQIDRNTDEEVVKFIDRYVTCELPSDDDTLLDTVSSVQTHSKRHSKSCRKHKTTCRFNFPKPVSARTFICRMLECKCDKKKTAETEPGSENRPVCKCFEDRDKMPENVAQAILTAVKRAVESDVPPVSVEDLFCALGINQEIFELAYRRLEKRHKVVYRRGVNEVWVNQYNKQLLKCWNANMDISFVTDAYAVVIYILSYITKAEREIGLLLTNAQKEAKTQGNLSAKEALRKLGSVYLHNRDVCAQEAVYRLTNMHLKECSRKVVFVPTGSRIVRMSLPLSVLRQKAASGDLGEDEMWMTGIVDRYKNRPNSDVFANMCMATFASEYRVLSKNEKSKDRIQLNNDLGFILRRTRTQFAVVRYMRFSLDRQEEAHFQSLLQLFLPYRTDSDLKPAGFELFEQFYNDGQVTFSDGSVHSVCDVIGENRARFEVNCPHLELAQEIAAQNNGVDEDVWGELCPEQETERLEGLEEQRQQREAEIAEEQLVEAMENVPDLIVGGRQVAQVERNRSMLSRSDGLALIRSLNETQLAVFYKVRQWCLQKVMGKNPEPLRVFVTGGAGTGKSHLIRAIEYEAGRLLSTLCDQPDDICVLLTAPTGIAAYNLNAATIHHTLSIGKQASLPYTPLGEDKLNSLRAKLSQVQILIIDEISMVDHNVLAYVHGRLRQVKQTGDFSPFGNVSVIAVGDFYQLPPVKGKPLYSSPVGVDLWCNFSIVELKKIVRQKDSVFAELLNRLRVRSRATPMLNSDVEMLKMRETGEVSSALHIFATNRQVSEHNLNYLFDCCPDYVTVEAQDFVNNRTTGNLERMPGHHGVAADTSLPETLCLARNARVMLCKNVDVADGLVNGACGTVTQLVFGEDSTFPLTVYVRFDDENIGSDRRKKRAHAAVECLQSTAIDPETERATKRGGVRRQFPLRLAWACTVHKVQGLTVDEAVVSLKRVFAPGQAYVALSRVRALSGLIIQDFTEKVIYCKDAIKEALDSMPPFLIEQPKPSLNTHSFSVYLMNVQNLSRHLVDLVSCTQHLQLTCIAVTETWLTAQSSLDCVQIEGYTFHSRPRGLCYSSSNPKLIELKNLEHGGVGLYSVDNLDCNILQVPDLNLECLVCLCNKFNILLVVIYRPPCYPNSLFKQNLGRLLDWLHPISNTIVIMGDFNENILKTSSISKFMGEKGFSQHVTQETTEKGTLIDHVYVKTTRYNVECAVMPTYFSDHEGVLCSFIVKDDQGLVVDFEEVEGLFESDLVLDED; this is encoded by the exons ATGCCCCGTGCCAAGTCCCACCGTCGTGCCCAGGCCCAGAAGCGGAGGATGGCGCAGCCGCAGCCATGGACCCCCCAGCCGCCTGTCCCCGAGTTCGTTGCTC GGCGCGGTACTGGTTACCGCCATCGTGTGCGGAGATGGCCAACTTCGGAGCTGACCCAGCGGAGCTTCAAGTTGGTCACTCCAGCCCAGCAGCCGGACCAGAAG atggtgttcgtCGTGGGAGCCTCCCACCTGCGGCCCATGGTGGATGGGATCGTCGCCATGCCGGAGggacctctgtgtttttcttttctctctgttccaggtgcgcatgcagcagagctgaggacagaggtGTCGCACGCCGCTCTCCCTTGGACCCCGGATGTGGTCTGCGTGATGGCCCCCAGCAAcaacctgacagccagcaggaacatcggagaggcgtcgctggacttcggtgctctcctggctacagtCTGCAGCCGCTGGGCGAAG gTGTTTGTGCTGGACTTCCCTCCACGCCTGAACATCGAGCCTGGCTTGCAGGAGCTGTTTCGCCAGGAGTTCCGCCGTGTCGCAGCACGCATGG gtctcccatacgtgtctgtggcagagcacctcccTCTGGATCGGttggagctgtggagccgtgacagt gtgcacctCAGCGACAGCGATGGAACGCCGATCCTGGTCCAGGCCCTGTGGGACGCCGCGGTCCACCAGctggctcctccccctcctcctccgccttcGGTGCCCCCCCGGACATCGCCTCGTGCCAGGGTCTCCCCCGTGCTGGTCGTGACAGGACACAGGCCCGCGCCCCGTCACCGCGACCCACTGGAGTGGACCGTGGTCGGACAGGAGGGCAAG gCTCGAGCATCTCCGGTGCAAGAGTCTGTCCTTCCATCCAACCCCGTGTGGTTCAGCGGCGACATGCTGGAGGCCATGGAGACGGTTTCTCCTTCTTCAGACGACGACACTGCCGTtccaccagctggccag actTCCCGTGTGAGGCGTTGGCCAAGAGGTGTTGCCACAAGGCgcagaggaggaaagcggcAG GTGCCGGCAACACCTTCACCTTGTGTGACCGTGTCTGCCTCcgggcccagaccagcggtgcagcag gtggaggcgacagcCCAGGAGTCGCCCAGCGTGGTGCCAGTGGTGGTCGTCGGTTGGGAGGAGGTCGCCGCAGCGTGCCCCGCCGTCCCGGAG gTGCCAGCAACACCATCACCTGCCCGTGTGACCGTGTCTGCCTCTgggcccagaccagcggtgcagcag ATGGAGGCGACAGCCCAGGAGTCTGCCAGCGCGGTGCCGGGGGTGGTCGTCTGTCGGGAGGTGGTCGCCGCAGCGTGCCCTGCCGTCCCGAAGGCACAACAGAAGATCGTCAAagctaaggctgtttttgttccttctgtttgtgttcatgatgttCAGTTTGAGTCTAACGCTAATGCTGTGGCAACAGAGGCTAGCAGAGATAGCAGCAGGATTAGGCTAGCAAAAGTTGTGCACGGATCGTTTCACCAAGGCGATTCGCGATTTGTGTATGGAGGAGTGCAGTGTATGGCTATAGCTTTGGTcagcttagccaaacacacGGTGAGCAGCGCGTTCTCGtgggacaggctggatctggatcgcgcGTTGATTCTaggtgatgagttgtacacCAGTTTGCGTGAACTCAAGACCTTTAGCCATGTGTcaaatctgctgtctgtgccagatttgccacaACACTTGGAATTAGACGGACAGGTGTTTAGGTTCAGTTTTGGTGACACAGTATTAGGCGAAGTAGGCGTTACCGAAGGTGAATACATCGACTTCGGTGTGTTTGTCAGCTTGCGTAATGGACTGGAGAGAATCTTCAGTCAGTACAGCACATGTCTTCTGACACTGTGtggaaacaccactgccatcatGCGTGAGGATGGACGGTTCGCTGTGGTCGACAGTCACTCACGCAGTAACACTGGCTTGTTACACCATGACGGTACAAGCGTGGTTCTGCATTTCGCGTGTCTCGACgacctgcaccactacatctgtcgtTTGGCTGACAGTCTCAGTTCAAGggagaagctctttgagctgtgtggtgtcACGGTCAGCACGGGTGCAAGTCCAGcgcggtctggtgtgtctgtggagagtctcATCACTGGGATGAGTgctgctccagcaccagagtctagtgtggtcactgaggctgggagaaaaagCGAGGATTCTGCAGGCAGTTTTGCGCCTGAGTGTGGTCTTGGCGTAGCCGCAAGTCcggcactgtctggcatttctgtgttgACGTTCTCCAGCGAGGTGAGCAGCAGTTCAGCGGCAGAACCAACAGTGACTGGTGGCAGAAAGCGTGTGATTTCTTCTAACATTTGTATGTCGAAGAAATTCAAGAGCTTTGATGTTAATGAGATCAATTTGGACGTCGAATTTGTGAGCGcggtgagaaagaaagagttggTCTTCCGTCCCCTTGGCGTAGATGTTTGTCGTGCTTTATGCACAAAGTTAAATGTCGATTGCGTGAAGGTTGTTAGTCCGGTATCCACAGAGGTGGCATTGTTAGGTGTTCCTTGTAGCAAAGATAGGATTGTGGCTGATGGTaactgcttcttcagagccatctctcaggctgtgagtgGTTCTCAGAAGCACCATCGTAGGATTAGGCTAGCTGTGTGTAAAGAGTTGGTGAGGAACGCGGATAGATATCAGAGTCTTTTAAGGAGTGAGTACTCCTCAGTGTTAGAGTACATTCAGCAGTCCAGGATGAGATGTGTTGGCAGTTGGGCCACCGAGGTGGAGATTCAGGCGACAGCGGATTGGTTAGCCGTTAGTGTGTTTACTTTTCATGATGGACGTTGGTTGAGGTATAGCTGTAGCAGTCAGTCTTTGTCTACAGAGTGTATTTACATAGAGAATATCAGGGGGCGGCATTTTgagaatgttttttgtgtgtgtaagcctggaCTGCAGAGTTGTTACAGGTACTGTAAAGTTAGTGAAGTCACAGGTTACAATGTAAGGTCTAGAAGGATGGATGTTGTGGTTGTAGATAGTGACAACACAGCAGTTGGATGTAGTAGTGTAGTAGGTGTAGAGGATAGTGACAAGGTTGTGGAGGCTGCTAGTGAGGTAGTGTCAGGTAGAAAGTCTCTGTCCATGTATCTGAGGCGTAAACAGAGGGAGCAGGAAAAGTTGAATATGTCACTTAGGGAGAAACGGCTTTTAAGGATTAGGAAGATATATAAGGAAAATGTGTTGTTCAGGGAGAAGGCAAAGTTGTTGAGTGTAGAAAAGTATTGTAAGAATTtgccccacagagagagggttaaaGAGATGAGTATTAGTAAATACAGAGACAGCATTGAGCATAGGGAGATAGTTAAGGGCAAGAGTGTGGGCAAATATAGGGATAGCATTGAGCACAGGGAGAAAGTTATAGAAAGGAGTAAGAGTAAGTATCATGGTAGTGTAGAGCATAAGCAGAAAGTTATTTCTGGTGTGAGGTTGAGCAGGAAGCAGAAGGTGGAGAAGGCAGcagattttgcttttgttatgGATCGGTTTTTGGCaaaggtcagagatggaccagattttgtgtgctgtgtttgtcatAGGTTGTTTTTTAGATTTCAGGTGCTGATTTGTGCAAGGGAAGTTTATAGGCGAAGTTCAGTGACAGCTGCTATTGCAGATAGGTGTATAGGCGAGCATTATTTGCATAGGTGTAATAAGGAGTGTGTTGTGCCTTGTTCGTTGGTGTCATCGCGTGGTCAGCTGTGGATTTGTTTCACGTGTCATGGTAAGCTTAGCAGAGGTGAGATGCCGGCTGAATGCTGGGTTAACAACTTGGAGCTGGATCCCATTCCATCTGAACTGGGATGTCTGAATAGTTTAGAGCAGCATTTGATAGCTTTGCATATTCCGTTTATGAAAATGTTGGCACTGCCTAAAGGGGGGCAGAATGGAGTACATGGACCAGTGACATGTGTTCCAGCCAACATTGTTCAGACGACTAATGTGTTGCCGCGTTCCAGTATGGAAgggtctctgcttcaggttaagctgaagcGGAAACTCACCTATAAAGGATATTACGAGTACCAGTTTGTGGATACGTTGCGTGTAAGACAGGCGCTAGAATATTTGAAGAGGACTAATTTTCATTATAGGGATATAGAGTTTAATGAGCACTGGGTCAATGAGTTTGTTAGGGAGGAAGATAGGGACAAGGAAGAGGCCGagtcaggcagtgaggatgaAGCTGAGGGTAGGTCACGTCAGGTTACGGTTCAGTCTGAAATGTGTGATCTAGCAGAATCAGCAGACATAGGACAGGATGAACTgttacatgacagacaacagcactgcatgtttcaggacacttgtcttatgcctgttgatattggtcaggaagctttagatcagtattttaaggatattttgaaCATTGCGCCTGCAGAAGGGAATAGTCCGGTAAGAATGCTTTCTGACCACACGAATGAGGCAAAGTGTTTCCCTGTGTTGTTCCCTGTGGGTGATAAGACCTTCCATGACGGACGGTCTCATCACTTGACGTTGTCGCGTTATCTTAATAACCGGATTATGCATGCTGACGGTCGTTTTGCGCGGAACGTCGAGTACATATTTTTTGCGCAGTACATGTCAGAGTTGGACAGggttgtgtccagtgtttccGTCGCTTTGCGTAAGGGcaaaggaggtcagaggcctcAACGCATTACTGAGGACATGTTAACGGATGCGGACgccttgaagcagttgttggcgtgtgatgacgggtttaggtttcttaaacccattagaggaactccggccttttggcagtctgtccagaagGACGTGATGGCTTGCGTGCGTCAATTGGGTATTCCGACGTGGTTTTGTTCGTTTTCGTCTGCGGATATGCGCTGGCAGAATCTCctgaccagcatcctgaaacaggaaggcagatcgcAGACGGTAGAGGATTTGGAGTGGGCTGACAGGTGCGAGTTGCTGCGTCGTAATCCGGTCACCGCGGCGAGGATGTTTGACTACAGGTGGCactgttttctgaaagaggttctcatgtctccctgtcaacCTATCGGCAAAATAATCGATTACTTTTATAGGGTAGAATATCAACAAAGAGGCTCACCACAtgtacactgtttgttttggatcgAGGGTGCTCCCCAAATTGATAGAAACACAGATGAGGAAGTGGTAAAATTTATTGACCGTTACGTTACATGTGAGCTaccctcagatgatgacacactattggacacggtgtcatctgttcaaacgcattccaaacgacattcaaagtcgtgtagaaaacacaaaacgacatgtcgtttcaatttcccaaaacctgtttctgcgcggacattcatttgtagaatgTTAGAATGCAAGTGCGATAAGAAAAAGACAGCGGAGACCGAACCTGGTTCAGAAAACAGGCCGGTCTGTAAGTGTTTTGAGGATAGGGATAAGATGCCAGAAAACGTTGCGCAGGCTATTCTAACAGCTGTTAAGAGAGCTGTAGAAAGTGATGTGCCTCCTGTTAGTGTAGAGGACTTGTTTTGTGCTTTAGGAATAAATCAGGAAATCTTCGAGTTGGCTTATAGGCGTTTAGAGAAGAGGCATAAGGTTGTGTATAGGAGAGGGGTGAACGAGGTTTGGGTCAATCAGTATAATAAGCagttgttgaagtgctggaacgctaacatggacattagctttgtcaccGACGCCTACGCAGTAGTAATATACATACTATCGTATATtacgaaagcagagagagaaattggcctattattgactaatgcccaaaaagaagccaaaacacaagggaatctctctgctaaagaagccctgcggaagctgggcagtgtatatttacacaacagagatgTTTGTGCGCAGGAGGCGGTGTATAGGCTAACGAACATGCACCTGAAGGAGTGTTCCAGgaaggttgtgtttgtgccgacagGGAGCAGGATAGTTAGGATGAGTTTGCCCCTTAGTGTTTTGAGGCAGAAGGCGGCCTCCGGTGATCTTGGGGAGGATGAGATGTGGATGACAGGCATAGTGGATAGGTATAAGAATAGGCCTAACAGCGATGTCTTTGCAAACATGTGTATGGCTACCTTTGCATCTGAGTATcgtgttctcagcaaaaatgaaaagtctaaGGACAGAATTCAATTGAACAATGATTTGGGATTCATTCTGAGGAGAACacgcactcagtttgcagtggtgcgGTACATGCGTTTCAGTTTGGATAGACAGGAagaggcacattttcagagcctgctgcagttgtttcttccttatagaactgactcagacctcaaacctgcaggctttgagctgtttgagcagttctATAACGATGGCCAGGTGACGTTTAGCGACGGGTCTGTGCATTCGGTTTGCGATGTCATCGGCGAGAATAGGGCCAGGTTTGAGGTCAATTGTCCTCACCTTGAGTTAGCTCAGGAGATAGCTGCGCAGAACAACGGGGTAGATGAagatgtttggggtgagctgtgTCCTGAACAGGAAACGGAACGCCTAGAAGGTTTagaggagcagaggcagcagcgggaagCTGAGATAGCTGAGGAACAGTTAGTTGAAGCGATGGAGAATGTTCCAGATttgattgttggtggcagacaggtagcGCAGGTGGAGAGAAACAGGTCCATGTTGTCTAGAAGTGACGGTTTGGCGCTTATTaggtctctgaatgagacacagctGGCTGTTTTTTATAAAGTGAGACAGTGGTGTTTGCAGaaggtgatgggtaaaaacCCAGAGCCTCTGCGTGTATTTGTCACAGGTGGCGCAGGAACGGGGAAAAGTCATTTGATTAGGGCTATTGAGTATGAGGCAGGgaggctgctgtcaacactttgtgatcaaccagacgatatctgtgttttgttaactgCTCCTACTGGCATAGCTGCATACAatttgaatgcagcaacaattcatcatacattgagtattggcaaacaggctagtttaccttacacccctctgggtgaagataaactaaactctttgcgaGCTAAATTGAGTCAGGTCCAAATTTTAATTATTGATGAAATCAGTATGGTTGATCACAACGTGTTGGCTTATGTGCATGGTAGATTGAGGCAGGTGAAGCAGACAGGCGACTTTTCCCCGTTCGGTAATGTTAGTGTGATAGCTGTCGGAGACTTCTATCAGTTGCCTCCTGTTaaagggaagcctctgtatagtagtcctgttggtgtggacctgtggtgcaatttcagcatcgtggagctgaaaaagatagttAGGCAGAAGGATAGTGTTTTTGCTGAGTTGCTTAATAGGTTAAGAGTGCGTTCCAGGGCCACCCCAATGTTAAATAGCGATGTTGAAATGCTGAAGATGCGCGAGACcggcgaggtgagctcagccttgcatatctttgcgacgaataggcaagtaagtgagcacaacctaaattatctgtttgactgttgtcctgattatGTCACCGTTGAAGCGCAAGACTTCGTGAataacaggacaacagggaatttggaacGGATGCCCGGGCATCACGGCGTTGCGGCGGACACGTCTTTACCGGAGACTCTGTGTTTAGCGAGGAACGCGCGAGTGATGTTGTGTAAGAACGTGGATGTTGCGGACGGCCTGGTcaatggagcatgtggcacggttactcagttagtttttggagaggattccacgtttcctctcactgtgtatgttagatttgatgatgagaatattggttcagataggaggaaaaaacgtgcacatgcagcagtagaatgcctgcagtctactgccatTGATCCAGAGACGGAAAGAGCCACTAAACGCGGCGGTGTGCGTCGTCAGTTTCCTCTAAGGTTAGCGTGGgcttgcactgttcacaaagtgcaaggactcaCTGTGGACGAGGCCGTAGTGTCATTGAAGAGGGTGTTTGCACCGGGGCAGGCATATGTAGCGCTGAGTCGTGTTAGggccttgtctggactgatcatcCAGGATTTTACAGAGAAGGTAATTTACTGCAAGGACGCCataaaggaggccttggatagcatgcctccatttttgattgaaCAGCCAAAgccttcattaaatacacacagtttctctgtgtatttaatgaacgttcAAAATTTAAGTCGCCACTTGgtagatttggtgtcttgcacgcagcatttacagcttacctgtattgctgtgacagaaacgtggctcactgcacagtctTCATTAGACTGTGTCCAAATTGAAGGTTACACTTTCCACAGTCGTCCTC